Proteins found in one Trichoplusia ni isolate ovarian cell line Hi5 chromosome 14, tn1, whole genome shotgun sequence genomic segment:
- the LOC113500537 gene encoding uncharacterized protein PB18E9.04c-like: protein MLVNKDNVLRTIRTESWCAVVVCAVLAALVMETAALNGDNVCMVKQKYNITKRVKYRAPMSVRTYEWCFSMPPRCSKWNTEMRDLTRLETEERIAEVAVCCPGYKMMDVSCVPICPNGKTGPGCSEDCPDNKWGPNCIHECKRCKKGFCSPLTGECECLDGWQGESCDASMPPTTATTSLEELLTVFSTKTTTLNTTPRVETPRTTLATPITTVHIPSTRATTRSTPVTTPKTTVTQSVTTATTSAPTVTTSTAKITTVPITSPPSTSPFLTTTLSSTTQVLTTQTEKKTEVTPLITSTEVPKKIDVKDNITLFITSTEKVFPTTSATTQKIELTSIENRTETTETPPTTESIIVIKTVPTVNVQQKPLEIITTTEKTKTTIPPTTLKETTIKLEQTKKETTIRILPTTVKFKPKEIWIRPAQKGESPIVETKIKTTHEFPKYRSAINNNKELTPVITTPKTIIVSIIPTSVSYSTFKKIALTSSYMSTKSNSSVISDNRTEHEFTKPMVVVTSTPLAKLSTLSKKDLISTKYFTKSSHLASTSVTPKEPSTKLVTLVTKSSEVTKTISHINRTNSMMTDINQNVSSTSSPITSSYTIRTTLKQKDSPTNLTTRHFKSSSTAQSSTERTTKHFVKHVTHKKVIVAPVTKHIITTNTPKTVETEFKKANVSNNNQIKAITDGPMDDEEFHILTEPEHITAVMGEKGTERSSVDLISVISIAGGVMMAVITVAVIIVMIERCKKPRYDDVRKINDIRMQVMIDNNDVPPPYVRSIFHTPLPDPPNLEKCHYQPISTLDRNLKQFMRPVVVQTISPIMLENFRGILECHYDHLPRRSHDFETIRTRSSIAPSMNDCGELRHLRTSMTESAIEAMKCEAKLDVIDNTTSEPLYAEIPCWRPPSEHAIEIMNLNGEAITEL from the exons ATGTTGGTAAATAAAGACAATGTGCTAAGAACTATAAGAACTGAATCATGGTGCGCGGTGGTTGTGTGTGCGGTGCTGGCTGCGCTGGTGATGGAGACAGCTGCCCTAAATGGGGACAACGTCTGCATGGTGAAACAGAA GTACAACATAACGAAGAGGGTAAAGTATCGAGCTCCGATGTCAGTTCGCACATACGAGTGGTGCTTCTCCATGCCACCGAGGTGCTCCAAATGGAACACCGAGATGAGGGACTTAACGAGGCTCGAG ACAGAAGAAAGAATTGCTGAGGTGGCAGTGTGCTGTCCGGGCTATAAAATGATGGACGTATCCTGCGTTCCTATTTGCCCTAACGGAAAAACGGGACCTGGATGTTCGGAAG ATTGTCCAGATAACAAATGGGGTCCAAATTGCATTCACGAATGTAAAAGATGTAAGAAAGGGTTCTGCTCACCCCTAACGGGTGAATGCGAGTGTTTAGACGGATGGCAAGGTGAGAG TTGTGATGCGAGCATGCCCCCAACGACAGCAACAACGTCGTTAGAAGAGTTACTAACAGTATTTAGTACTAAAACTACTACTCTTAATACTACTCCTAGAGTCGAAACGCCTAGGACAACGCTGGCCACTCCTATAACTACTGTACATATTCCTAGTACTCGAGCAACGACTCGTAGCACTCCGGTAACTACTCCTAAAACTACAGTTACTCAATCTGTGACCACAGCAACTACTTCTGCGCCTACAGTAACTACTTCTACAGCAAAAATCACGACTGTACCTATTACAAGTCCTCCATCTACAAGTCCTTTCTTAACCACCACTTTATCGAGCACAACGCAAGTACTAACCACACAAACTGAGAAGAAAACCGAAGTAACACCTTTAATAACTTCAACAGaagttccaaaaaaaattgacgtAAAGGATAACATTACGTTGTTTATTACTAGCACTGAAAAAGTTTTTCCAACTACTAGTGCAACAACGCAGAAGATCGAACTCACTTCAATTGAGAATAGAACTGAGACAACGGAAACACCTCCAACAACAGAATCAATCATTGTAATCAAAACTGTACCTACGGTAAATGTGCAACAAAAACCTTTAGAGATTATTACCACTACAGAGAAGACAAAAACGACAATTCCACCAACAACATTGAAGGAAACAACAATTAAActtgaacaaacaaaaaaggagACCACAATACGAATTCTGCCAACAACCGTGAAATTTAAACCAAAAGAAATATGGATCAGGCCAGCTCAAAAAGGTGAATCTCCTATTGTTGAAACAAAGATTAAAACCACTCATGAATTTCCAAAGTACAGAAGTGCTATCAACAATAATAAAGAGCTGACTCCAGTGATAACAACACCGAAGACCATAATCGTGTCTATAATACCAACATCGGTGTCGTATTCAACATTCAAAAAGATTGCTTTGACTTCGTCGTATATGTCAACCAAGAGCAACTCATCAGTAATTTCAGATAATAGAACAGAACATGAATTTACAAAACCTATGGTCGTTGTAACTTCAACACCTTTAGCAAAACTGAGTACACTTTCAAAGAAAGACTTGatatctacaaaatattttacaaaatcgtCACATTTAGCCAGCACTTCTGTTACTCCTAAAGAACCTTCAACTAAATTAGTTACTTTAGTAACAAAATCTTCAGAAGTAACTAAAACTATATCTCACATTAATAGAACTAACAGCATGATGACTGATATTAACCAGAATGTTTCTTCAACTTCTTCACCAATAACTTCTTCTTATACGATAAGAACTACGTTGAAACAGAAAGATTCACCTACAAACCTCACCACTAGACATTTTAAGTCTTCCAGTACCGCACAATCTTCAACTGAGAGAACAACTAAACACTTTGTAAAACACGTAACGCATAAGAAAGTGATCGTAGCACCAGtaacaaaacatataattacGACTAATACGCCAAAGACAGTagaaacagaatttaaaaaggCTAATGTTTCTAACAATAATCAAATCAAAGCCATCACAGATGGACCGATGGATGATGaagaatttcatattttgaCAGAGCCCGAACATATAACAGCAGTTATGGGAGAAAAGGGGACAGAAAGATCATCAGTTGACTTAATATCAGTGATAAGTATAGCAGGAGGAGTTATGATGGCGGTCATCACTGTAGCAGTGATTATTGTAATGATAGAGAGGTGTAAGAAGCCGAGATACGACGACGTAAGGAAAATTAATGATATTAGAATGCAGGTGATGATAGATAATAATGATGTGCCGCCTCCATATGTAAGAAGCATATTTCACACACCTTTACCTG ATCCACCTAACTTAGAAAAATGTCATTATCAACCAATATCGACTTTGGACAGgaatttaaagcaatttatgAGACCGGTCGTCGTTCAAACAATTTCTCCCATTATGTTAGAAAATTTCAGAG GTATTCTTGAGTGTCATTATGATCATTTACCAAGGAGGAGCCATGATTTCGAAACAATTCGGACCCGTTCTTcaatagcgccatctatgaacgACTGTGGTGAACTACGTCATCTTCGGACTAGCATGACTGAGTCGGCAATCGAAGCAATGAAATGCGAAGCCAAACTTGATGTGATAGACAACACGACATCGGAACCACTTTATGCCGAGATTCCGTGTTGGCGACCACCTTCAGAACATGCGATTGAAATAATGAACTTAAATGGAGAAGCCATTACTGAGTTATGA
- the LOC113500538 gene encoding uncharacterized protein LOC113500538: METFIGLVRQLPCLWDTECKEYRDMRKKDNAWKRIVEELKRKDIPDIKTAKAEWKKLRDSHRDSLKRARATSGSDSVIINKWKYAEIMEFLLPYMKTRKRRRNLTTSSDENKDSSPSPSDSFLVVQPSTSTTDTLNFTTVNQTEKILNTPEPSEHKFRKRKMDNEIGEIMIDMGERNNGRFGESGKHPLDSFFESMCETTKQFPTWLQYSVKRKIFNVISEAEDTFETYKSRETIF; the protein is encoded by the exons ATGGAGACGTTTATAGGTTTAGTTCGTCAGCTCCCGTGTTTGTGGGATACAGAATGCAAAGAATACCGAGATATGAGAAAAAAAGATAATGCCTGGAAAAGAATAGTCGAAGAGCTGAAACGCAAAGATATACCCGATA TTAAAACTGCCAAAGCTGAATGGAAGAAACTGCGGGATAGTCATAGAGATTCATTAAAAAGAGCTCGAGCCACTAGTGGGTCCGATTCAGTGATCATCAACAAATGGAAGTATGCTGAAATAATGGAGTTCCTATTACCATATATGAAAACTAGAAAAAGAAGGAGAAATCTGACAACATCAAGTGATGAAAACAAAGACTCATCTCCATCACCATCAGACTCATTCCTAGTTGTTCAACCGTCTACGTCAACTACAGACACCCTAAACTTTACCACAGTCAATCAGACAGAAAAAATTCTCAATACACCTGAACCAAGTGAACACAAATTTCGTAAGAGAAAAATGGACAATGAAATAGGAGAGATAATGATTGATATGGGTGAGAGAAACAATGGCCGGTTCGGTGAGAGTGGGAAACACCCTTTAGACTCGTTCTTTGAAAGCATGTGTGAAACAACTAAACAGTTTCCCACGTGGTTGCAATAtagtgtaaaaagaaaaatattcaatgtcatATCTGAAGCAGAGGACACATTTGAAACTTATAAATCTCGTGAAACAATTTTttag
- the LOC113500861 gene encoding proline-rich protein 4-like: MVKKVKFDFRDVSSGFQKIRQFLLGRKYKYHNRFPPLISPRSIPPPDVPRGPEVKYANHWYTHRNVLNSVKPPVVAPVAEGKPKGKKVNPCYVKSDASAFSCPPTPGPPWWFDGHCYYEYIETSAKEGCPPPNPCEQPPSKPCPPPCPQKKEEPPKCTPPPKPCDPCKPPPPQEGCR; this comes from the coding sequence ATGGTTAAAAAAGTGAAGTTTGATTTCAGAGACGTATCATCGGGATTCCAAAAAATACGACAGTTTCTATTAGGGCGCAAATATAAGTATCACAATAGATTTCCCCCGTTAATATCTCCAAGGTCTATTCCACCTCCTGATGTTCCGAGGGGACCTGAAGTTAAATATGCTAACCATTGGTACACTCATCGGAATGTTTTGAATTCTGTGAAACCTCCTGTAGTGGCGCCAGTTGCTGAAGGAAAACCTAAAGGAAAAAAAGTAAACCCCTGCTATGTGAAATCTGATGCTTCGGCATTTAGTTGTCCTCCAACGCCGGGCCCGCCATGGTGGTTTGATGGCCACTGTTACTACGAATACATCGAAACAAGTGCGAAGGAGGGTTGTCCTCCTCCGAACCCTTGTGAACAGCCGCCTTCTAAGCCATGTCCCCCTCCTTGCCCTCAGAAAAAAGAAGAACCGCCCAAATGCACACCTCCGCCAAAGCCTTGCGACCCGTGCAAACCACCGCCACCGCAAGAGGGTTGCCGATAA